Proteins from a genomic interval of Sporomusaceae bacterium:
- the waaF gene encoding lipopolysaccharide heptosyltransferase II, with product MYQKILVINLMHIGDLLLVTPVLRTLRSNFPAARIALLADAKIADLVKYNKNIDQLIAIDKKGYHDKLWNYIKLIREIRREKFDLVINLHRNERASFLAGLSGADKIVGYSTLGPHVLFDKVMENRKRIKHQVEAHFDVLREALGITAIDDRGIEMWLDEPAEAEAARLWTEEFGTDGTPVVGLNSGASWPTKRWPKEYFADLADRLLDAGYGVAFFGGPMDVELVRETVALMSNAGHPKLTVFTGRVNLLVLAALLKKCAALVTNDSGPMHIAVAMDVPLVSIFGASPVTGFSPYNDKSVVIKSDADCHPCYEHHCDTLHCMTGISVDKILAATLEIIEKNK from the coding sequence TTGTATCAGAAGATTCTCGTCATCAACCTCATGCACATCGGCGACCTGCTGCTCGTCACGCCGGTGCTGCGGACACTCAGGAGCAATTTCCCGGCGGCCCGCATCGCCCTGCTCGCCGACGCCAAAATCGCCGACCTGGTGAAATATAACAAGAACATCGATCAACTGATCGCCATCGACAAAAAAGGATATCACGACAAACTGTGGAATTACATAAAACTAATCCGGGAAATCAGACGGGAAAAGTTCGATCTGGTCATCAACCTGCATCGCAACGAGCGGGCGTCTTTCCTGGCCGGGCTGAGCGGGGCGGACAAGATCGTCGGCTACTCGACCCTCGGACCGCACGTCTTGTTCGACAAGGTGATGGAAAACCGCAAAAGGATCAAGCATCAGGTCGAGGCTCATTTCGACGTACTGCGGGAGGCTTTGGGAATTACGGCGATTGACGACCGGGGCATCGAGATGTGGCTGGACGAGCCCGCCGAAGCCGAGGCCGCGCGGCTGTGGACGGAGGAATTCGGGACAGACGGAACGCCGGTAGTAGGCCTGAACAGCGGAGCGAGCTGGCCGACCAAGCGGTGGCCGAAGGAATATTTCGCCGACCTGGCCGACAGGCTGCTCGACGCAGGCTACGGAGTTGCGTTCTTCGGCGGGCCGATGGATGTCGAGCTAGTCCGGGAAACGGTGGCGCTGATGAGCAATGCCGGCCATCCCAAGCTGACCGTCTTTACCGGCCGGGTCAACCTGCTGGTACTTGCGGCGCTGCTTAAAAAATGCGCCGCCCTCGTCACCAACGACTCAGGCCCGATGCACATCGCCGTGGCAATGGACGTGCCGCTGGTATCGATATTCGGCGCATCCCCGGTCACGGGCTTCTCACCTTACAACGACAAAAGCGTCGTCATCAAATCTGACGCCGACTGCCACCCGTGCTACGAGCACCACTGCGACACCCTCCACTGCATGACAGGCATCAGCGTCGACAAGATTCTCGCAGCGACCTTAGAAATTATCGAGAAAAACAAGTAA
- a CDS encoding O-antigen ligase family protein: protein MPAIARLDAIIKYLVLAFAAVMGFTRGGIHTVVWLLTVAAIVRYAWRPFPILPDKNLQRAVLVFFAALLVAAAFSGDKAASFTFIGLTAVKFLPLIIVVAFVRERKLCEQATLLMAGSMLLGSAIVIWQGLHGVGRVNGLRGVMDFAGIVGLMIPVLLVKGLEENTASTKRLLFLTAAAAAMAAMMFNGTRAVWVTVVVTCVLYVIISLIINGKKSIKATSIVCAMLLTIALAFAYTPSLNARLHTITDTNFRSNRERIVMWQYAVNVFKDHTLLGVGPATLPALAMSPAEEEKRKYKPYGHVHNNVLQLAAESGIIGGIAYFFLFFTILKNAAVKMRQVATRSWALIAFLCTTDFLLHGMFDYILGIPTIMYSYWFIIGLAVSNLFQIK, encoded by the coding sequence ATGCCAGCAATCGCCCGGTTGGATGCCATTATCAAATATCTGGTGCTTGCCTTCGCCGCCGTGATGGGCTTTACCCGCGGCGGCATTCATACTGTTGTCTGGCTGCTGACCGTGGCTGCGATAGTCCGTTACGCCTGGCGGCCTTTCCCCATATTGCCGGATAAAAACCTCCAGAGAGCGGTGCTGGTCTTCTTCGCCGCGCTTCTAGTGGCGGCGGCATTTTCCGGCGACAAAGCAGCCAGTTTCACATTTATAGGTTTAACCGCCGTAAAATTTTTGCCGCTGATTATTGTCGTGGCATTCGTCAGGGAACGGAAGCTTTGCGAACAGGCGACTCTCTTGATGGCTGGCTCAATGCTTCTCGGCTCAGCGATTGTCATCTGGCAGGGTTTACATGGTGTGGGGCGGGTTAATGGTTTGCGGGGTGTAATGGACTTCGCCGGCATCGTCGGGCTGATGATACCGGTGCTGCTGGTCAAGGGTCTTGAAGAAAACACGGCCAGCACGAAGCGCTTGCTTTTCCTCACAGCGGCGGCGGCGGCGATGGCAGCGATGATGTTCAACGGCACCCGGGCGGTATGGGTGACGGTGGTTGTCACATGTGTGTTGTATGTAATAATAAGTCTGATTATTAACGGCAAAAAAAGTATCAAAGCGACGTCAATTGTATGCGCAATGTTACTGACAATCGCGCTTGCTTTCGCATACACACCCAGCCTTAATGCCCGCCTGCATACGATAACAGATACCAACTTTAGATCAAATCGCGAGAGAATAGTGATGTGGCAGTACGCGGTTAATGTGTTCAAGGATCACACGCTACTGGGGGTTGGCCCGGCGACATTGCCGGCGCTGGCGATGTCGCCGGCGGAAGAGGAGAAACGCAAATATAAACCGTATGGGCACGTACACAACAATGTGCTGCAATTAGCTGCAGAGAGCGGGATTATCGGCGGAATAGCCTACTTCTTCCTGTTTTTTACGATCCTGAAGAACGCGGCTGTTAAGATGCGGCAAGTGGCGACGCGGAGCTGGGCGCTGATCGCCTTCCTGTGCACGACCGACTTCCTGCTTCACGGGATGTTCGACTATATTCTCGGCATCCCGACGATTATGTACAGCTATTGGTTCATTATCGGGCTGGCCGTGAGTAATTTGTTCCAGATAAAGTAA
- a CDS encoding glycosyltransferase family 2 protein, which produces MVESPVTWIMLPAFNEEVALKSLLPKIHQVFNDQGRRYRIVVVNDGSTDNSQAILDQLAQSIHLDVVTHCINRGLGETERDGFEYIAARCSPMDSIVRLDCDDTHEPSYIFCLLDKLDEGFDVVIASRFQEGGGQVGVNAYRATISYLANLFMKVLFNIPQIREYSCGYRAYRAKAIQSAVLVFGNGFIQLKGLGFTSTLETIVKLKLLGCSFAEVPFVLRYDKKTSVSKMISSVTTLGYFTMAILYHWPWGGWRYFYGNLAETYQKNPEYAVNAYRPGMLKRSSVCRIGGG; this is translated from the coding sequence ATGGTTGAGAGTCCAGTTACGTGGATAATGCTACCCGCATTTAATGAGGAGGTAGCCTTAAAAAGCCTATTGCCCAAGATTCACCAAGTATTTAATGATCAAGGACGTAGATATCGCATTGTTGTTGTTAATGATGGAAGTACTGACAACTCTCAGGCAATACTCGATCAACTTGCCCAAAGTATTCACCTCGACGTAGTTACCCATTGTATCAATCGAGGTCTTGGCGAAACCGAAAGAGATGGTTTTGAGTATATTGCAGCGAGATGTAGCCCGATGGACAGTATTGTAAGATTGGATTGTGATGATACGCATGAACCGAGTTATATTTTTTGCTTGCTTGACAAACTGGATGAGGGATTTGATGTAGTTATTGCTTCTCGCTTTCAGGAAGGAGGCGGTCAAGTTGGTGTAAACGCGTACCGTGCCACCATTAGTTATTTGGCCAATTTATTTATGAAAGTATTGTTTAATATTCCGCAAATTCGCGAATATTCTTGCGGTTATCGTGCTTATCGGGCAAAAGCAATTCAGTCGGCAGTATTGGTGTTTGGTAATGGATTTATTCAATTGAAAGGGTTAGGTTTTACTTCGACTCTTGAAACAATTGTCAAGCTAAAGTTACTTGGTTGTAGCTTCGCAGAAGTACCTTTTGTATTACGATATGATAAGAAAACTAGCGTTAGTAAAATGATAAGTAGTGTCACAACACTAGGGTATTTTACAATGGCGATACTATATCACTGGCCTTGGGGTGGATGGCGTTATTTTTATGGTAATCTTGCCGAGACTTATCAAAAGAACCCGGAATATGCCGTTAATGCATACCGCCCCGGTATGTTGAAGCGCAGTAGTGTATGCCGGATTGGCGGAGGCTGA
- the asnB gene encoding asparagine synthase (glutamine-hydrolyzing) — protein sequence MCGVCGIVGDSTGMQGDEITVRRMMNRLAHRGPDGEGFISGNEFMFGHKRLAIIDLEYGAQPMQTEDGLITIVFNGEIYNYIELRQELSRKGFKFKTFSDTEVLLRLYEAEQEDCLKRLTGMFAFAIFDNRRKCFFAARDHFGIKPFYYSFLPDGRLVFASEIKALFESKGINAKPDMEAVSEYLTFQFCFGDKTLFAGISKLEPGQYMLWDLASSSNPIKRFYWQQKYEIDTYHTEEYFFDTLLLLLQDSMRQQLRSDVPVGVYLSGGLDSSTVASLASIHYGKGLKCFNGKFAEGPAYDESYYAGIVADSVQGTLYQSIITAENLVEYLPRLIYHLDEPVAGPGLLPQYIVSSQAAGEVKVVLGGQGGDEVFGGYARYLVAYLEQCIKGSIYQTQEEGRHVVTLSNIIASLPLLKQYVPMIKNFWDEGLFDSMDARYFRLINRSHDLKALLAEEAIADYREEQMFEKFSNHFNSSKTTSYLNKMLHFDQTTLLPALLQIEDRVSMAVSLESRVPLLDHRIVDLANTMPPTLKFKNGQPKFVLSHVMKNLLPPEIVNRKDKMGFPVPIKEWLQKGPVREFAYDTLLSDAARQRGLYNTDNVRKALTAESSYGRQIWGLLCLELWFGIYIDRQGAA from the coding sequence ATGTGCGGAGTATGCGGCATTGTTGGCGATTCTACGGGAATGCAGGGCGACGAAATCACTGTACGCAGAATGATGAATCGCTTGGCTCATCGCGGCCCTGACGGTGAGGGATTTATTTCCGGAAATGAATTCATGTTTGGCCATAAGCGGCTCGCTATAATTGATTTGGAATACGGTGCTCAGCCGATGCAAACGGAAGACGGCCTGATTACGATAGTATTTAACGGCGAAATCTATAATTATATTGAACTGCGACAAGAGCTTTCACGTAAAGGCTTCAAGTTCAAGACATTCTCCGATACCGAAGTGTTGCTACGCCTTTACGAAGCAGAACAGGAAGACTGTCTCAAACGCTTGACGGGAATGTTCGCCTTTGCCATTTTTGACAACAGGAGGAAGTGTTTTTTTGCAGCACGCGACCACTTTGGGATAAAGCCGTTTTATTATTCGTTTCTCCCAGATGGACGCTTGGTTTTTGCATCCGAGATCAAGGCTCTGTTTGAGTCAAAAGGCATAAATGCAAAACCGGATATGGAAGCGGTTTCGGAGTATCTAACATTCCAGTTCTGCTTTGGTGATAAGACATTATTTGCGGGAATTAGTAAACTAGAGCCCGGACAATACATGCTTTGGGACTTAGCGAGCTCCAGCAATCCGATTAAACGATTCTATTGGCAACAGAAATACGAGATAGATACTTATCATACCGAGGAGTATTTTTTTGACACGCTTCTGCTTTTGCTGCAAGACTCGATGCGCCAGCAATTACGGAGCGACGTACCTGTAGGCGTCTACCTTAGCGGTGGCCTAGATTCCAGCACGGTGGCGTCATTGGCATCAATTCATTACGGCAAGGGCTTGAAATGCTTTAACGGCAAATTTGCCGAAGGCCCGGCCTACGACGAAAGCTACTATGCAGGCATTGTAGCTGACTCTGTGCAGGGAACCCTTTACCAATCAATAATAACCGCAGAAAACCTCGTCGAATATTTGCCGCGACTTATCTACCACCTCGACGAACCGGTAGCCGGGCCAGGCTTGCTTCCGCAATATATCGTCTCTTCGCAGGCTGCCGGCGAAGTCAAAGTCGTCCTTGGCGGCCAAGGCGGCGACGAAGTGTTTGGCGGCTACGCTCGCTACTTAGTTGCTTACCTGGAGCAATGTATAAAGGGCTCGATTTATCAGACACAGGAAGAAGGCCGCCATGTAGTCACTCTTAGCAATATAATTGCCAGTTTGCCATTGCTGAAACAATATGTTCCGATGATAAAAAACTTCTGGGACGAAGGCCTCTTTGACTCGATGGATGCAAGGTATTTCCGGCTTATCAACCGCAGCCACGACTTGAAGGCGCTGCTTGCCGAAGAGGCGATCGCAGACTACAGAGAAGAGCAGATGTTTGAAAAGTTTTCCAACCACTTTAACTCTTCAAAGACCACGTCATACCTAAATAAAATGCTTCATTTTGACCAGACCACTTTATTACCGGCCCTTCTGCAAATCGAAGATAGAGTCAGTATGGCCGTATCATTGGAATCGCGTGTTCCCTTGCTTGATCATAGAATTGTCGATTTAGCAAATACCATGCCGCCGACCTTGAAATTCAAAAATGGGCAACCCAAATTCGTACTTTCTCACGTCATGAAGAATCTTCTACCGCCGGAAATCGTCAACCGCAAAGACAAGATGGGATTCCCGGTTCCGATAAAAGAATGGCTGCAGAAAGGCCCTGTTCGCGAATTTGCTTACGACACTCTGCTTAGCGATGCCGCTCGCCAACGAGGGCTTTACAATACTGATAATGTGCGTAAGGCATTAACAGCTGAAAGCTCTTATGGGCGCCAGATATGGGGTCTATTGTGCCTCGAACTATGGTTTGGCATCTACATTGACCGCCAAGGTGCGGCGTAA
- a CDS encoding class I SAM-dependent methyltransferase has product MKYWTLGRRLPRKLFTLLFGDREHYGLDIKSDDEDWIKWQDFYVTFYKATQKQGIGNLVNEAGYTILDKVSFTGKSILEIGPGLMPHTKFWRSLPQEYVIVDINEDLLEGSKEILLQKNVNVRPLRISSSDLPVATDSIDIILSFFNLEHLRPLDQYLNELHRILKPGGLFVGAIPCEGGIAWGVGRFLTARRFAHKNSSINYDKIICWEHPNFANEILIACDSIFTPLEKDFWPFGQSIIDINLVARFIYQKGQ; this is encoded by the coding sequence ATGAAATACTGGACACTAGGACGTCGGCTACCTAGAAAACTATTCACACTGTTGTTTGGGGATCGGGAGCACTACGGTCTTGATATTAAGAGCGATGATGAAGACTGGATTAAGTGGCAGGACTTTTACGTTACCTTTTATAAAGCGACCCAGAAGCAAGGCATCGGAAATCTAGTCAATGAGGCCGGATATACAATTCTCGACAAGGTTTCCTTTACTGGGAAATCCATATTGGAGATAGGTCCGGGTCTCATGCCGCACACCAAGTTTTGGCGTTCCTTGCCGCAAGAATACGTAATCGTGGATATCAACGAAGATCTATTGGAAGGCTCAAAAGAGATTCTGTTGCAAAAAAATGTCAATGTCCGGCCGCTGCGTATCTCCTCCAGCGACCTGCCGGTAGCAACCGATAGCATAGATATTATTTTAAGTTTTTTTAACTTGGAGCATCTTCGACCGCTAGACCAATATCTGAATGAACTCCACAGAATACTCAAGCCTGGAGGGCTTTTCGTCGGGGCAATACCGTGCGAGGGGGGAATAGCATGGGGTGTGGGAAGATTCCTTACTGCGCGGCGCTTCGCCCACAAAAATTCATCGATAAATTATGACAAGATTATTTGTTGGGAACACCCGAATTTTGCGAATGAAATCCTCATAGCCTGTGATAGTATTTTTACTCCTTTAGAAAAAGACTTTTGGCCATTTGGGCAGAGTATTATTGACATAAACTTGGTCGCTAGGTTTATCTATCAGAAAGGGCAGTGA